A single genomic interval of Acidobacteriota bacterium harbors:
- the rfbC gene encoding dTDP-4-dehydrorhamnose 3,5-epimerase translates to MKVIETEIPEVLIIESQAFRDERGFFFESYHRRKFAEMGIQDTFVQDNHAMSQRGILRGLHYQIKHPQAKLCRVIRGEVLDVAVDIRRGSPHFGKHVRLILSAENMRQIYIPAGFAHGYVVLSDTAEFLYKCSDFYYPEYDRGILWNDPELAIDWGITNPQTSEKDRRHLPLSRISAEDLPSY, encoded by the coding sequence ATGAAAGTTATTGAAACAGAGATTCCCGAAGTTTTAATCATCGAGTCGCAAGCCTTTCGCGACGAACGTGGTTTTTTCTTTGAAAGTTACCATCGTCGCAAATTCGCCGAGATGGGAATTCAGGATACGTTTGTACAAGACAATCACGCGATGTCTCAGCGCGGAATTTTGCGCGGCTTGCATTATCAAATCAAACATCCGCAAGCCAAACTCTGCCGGGTGATTCGCGGCGAAGTCCTGGATGTGGCGGTCGATATACGGCGCGGTTCGCCGCATTTCGGCAAACATGTGCGCCTGATATTATCCGCCGAAAATATGCGTCAGATTTATATTCCTGCGGGATTTGCGCATGGTTATGTGGTGCTTTCCGACACGGCGGAATTCCTCTATAAATGCAGCGATTTCTATTATCCCGAATATGACCGGGGGATTTTGTGGAATGACCCGGAATTGGCAATCGACTGGGGCATTACGAATCCTCAAACTTCCGAAAAAGACCGCCGTCATTTGCCGCTGTCGCGGATTTCAGCCGAAGATTTACCGTCGTACTGA